The Spiribacter roseus genome includes the window GCTCGTTCATGCTGTCGGCCAGTGCGGTACCGCCCTCGAGGCTGCCCGCGACGGAGTTAAGCGCCTCTTTGGGCCGCTCCTGCTGGGCGTTCTCCGCCAGACCGCGCAAAGCGCGGATCACCGGGACGCCGGCATGCAGGAGCGAGCGGAGGTGGCGGGCGAAAATGATCAGATCATTGAGCGGAATGGGTCGTTTGAGATAGCGGGCAATGAGCTGTCCGACGTCGGTGCTCGCACTCAGCTTCTGGCTGTCCGACTGCTGCAGCGACAGCGGTGTCGCACCCAGATCAAGGACATAGGCGGCGGCGCGGGACTGGTCCTCGGCGTCGACCTCGCCCTGGATGAGCTGGCCCTCGCTGGTGCGGGCCCGGTAGTTGAAGCGTGGCATGGTTATTCCGCCTCGCCGATGCGCTCGCCGAGCACGCGCACGACCTCGGCGACGTTGGTTTGACCGTGCTCGATGAACTCAAGCGCCATGCCCACCAGGGGGACATAGCCGGACGCGGACTGGGCGCGTTCAGCGAACGCCGCCACGTCGCGCTGGCGCAGCGCCTGACGCATGCCGGCGTCCACCTCCACGAGCTCGAAGAGCCCGATGCGGCCACTGTAACCCGACTGCTCGCAGAGGGGGCAACCGCGGCCTTCGTGGATCACCAGCCCGTCGGGGTCTGAGTGGCCCGCCCTTGTCAGCCAGGCGATTTCCTCCTCGTTGGCGGGCCGCGTCTCGGCACATTGGCTACACACGCGCCGGAGCAGGCGCTGAGCCAGCACACCCCGCAGCGCGGCGGCGAGCATGAACGGTTCGATGCCCATATCAAGCAGGCGGTTGGCGCTTGAGACGGCATCGTTGGTATGCAGGGTCGAGAGCACGCGGTGGCCGGTGATGGCCGCGCGCATGGCGATATCGGCGGTCTCGCCATCGCGGATCTCACCGACCATGACGATATCGGGGTCCTGGCGCAGCGAGGTGCGCAGCACGCGGGAGAAAGTCAGGCCGATCTGCTCGCGCACCTGCACCTGTGTGACCCGGTGCAGCGCGTATTCCACCGGATCTTCCACGGTGATGATCTTGACCTCAGCCGTGTTCATCTCGCTGAGGGCGCCGTAGAGCGTGGTGGACTTGCCCGATCCGGTGGGCCCCGTGACCAGGATCAGGCCATTGGGGATGGTCATCAGTGAGCGGAAGCGCGCGCGCAGGTCCTCTGCCATCCCGGTCTGATCGAGCGATGAAACCGCCGCGCTCTGGTCGAGCAGTCGCATGACGACGCTCTCGCCATGTTGCTGGGGCAGGGTGGACAGGCGCACATCGATGCGCCGGCCCTGGACGCGGGACTGGAATCGCCCGTCCTGGGGCAGACGCCGCTCGGTGATGTTGAGACCGGCCATGAGCTTGAGCAGCGAGACAAGCGCGTTCTGCATATTGCCCTGTCGCACGAGCCGCTCGTGGAGGATGCCATCCTTGCGCGTGCGGATCCGCAGTTCCTTTTCTTCCGGCTCGATGTGGATATCCGAGACGCCCCGCTGGATGGCGTCTTCCATCAGTGTTTTCAGCAGGCGCACGGCGGGCGAGCTGGCACGCCCGGTGCCGACGTTGAGGTTGGTGAGATCGATCTCGTCGCTGCTCTCGATCTCCTCGGTGATCTCGTCGGCAATGCTCTCGAGCTCATCCGTGCGGGCGTAGACCATGTTGATGGTATCGATGATCTCCTGCCGGCCGGCGAGCCGGAACTCCACGGGTTTCGGCAGGATTCGCTCCACCTCGTCGAGGGCCATGATGTCGCCCGGGTCGTCGGTGGCCACCACGAACTTCTCGCCGGTCTCCTCGAGGATCAGGGCCCCGAACCGCCGCGCCGCGTTCTCGGGCAGCTGCTGGGCGACCTCTTTGTCCACCCAGTACTTCGCCGGGTCGGCGGTGCGCACGCCGTAATGCTCGGCGAGCACGGTATTGAGGTCGCTCTCGGCGAGCCGCCCCATCTGCACCAATGCCTCGCCCACGGCCAGGCCGGTGCGCTTCTGCTCATCGAGTGCCGCTTTCAGATCCGCTTCGGAGATCAGCCCGCGTTCAATGAGCTGATCCCCCAGCCGTTGCGGGCGTTCAGGTCGGGCGGTAGCCATGGCGGTCAGTCTCCATAGGGCAGGGCAAAGTCCCGGAGCGCCTGGTGCCGGTTGCGGGCATAGTCGAGGATGCGTTGATCGACATCGGGATATTCAAGCAGATCACTCCAGGCGCTTCGCGCAGGCTGGGTGCGCCCGAGGCGATCCAGACAGAAGGCCTCGCCAAGGACCCAGGTGGGGTTGTCCGGCTCGACACGGCGCAGGTCGGCATATACGGCCGCGGCCTCCGAATACTGCCCGGTCTGGCGGTAGAGCGCGGCCAGATTGGCGGGGATGTCGGTGGTTGCTGCGTCTGCCGGCGGGCGGATCGCCTTGAGGGCACGAATGGCCGTGGCGGGATCATCATTCTGCTGCGCCACCCGTGCCAGCATGCGCGCCGTGGCCAGATCGTCGGGCACCCGCTCCAGGCCTGCGGCGAGCACCGCCTGCGCCCGGTCCAGCCGATCGGTCACGATCAGGATCCGGGCGTATCCGCGTCGCGCGACGAGCAGTGTTGGGTCGAGGGAGAGCGCTTCACGAAAGTAGCGCGCGGCGGTGAGCAGTTCGTCGCCCTCAAGCGCCCGCTGGCCGTCGTGAAAGCGCTCAAGCGCCCGGGCTTCGGCGGAGACGGTGGACGGCGAGCGTTGCATGTCACCGTTCTGACCCAGCGCGGGCGTGACGAGACCCAGGGCCGTCAGGGCGGCCATCAGGGCCATTGCGTAGCAGCGGGCGTTCATAGCATGGCCTCCCGCTGGCGCTCGAGGGCGCGTTGCCAGGTGTCATCGCCGATGACGGTGGGGCGCAGCAGAATCACGAGTTCGACCTTTCGCGAGACCTGACGCTGGCGGCTGAACAGCAGATCCAGCGGCGGAAAGTCGCCCAGCACCGGCACCGAGGCATCGGTACTTTCCTCGCGCTGCTCCATGAGCCCACCGATAATGATCAGGTCACCGTCTTCGGCACGGACAATGGAATCGGACTGGCGCACATCACTGCTCGCCAGATCAAAGGTCACGGTCTCGCCCTCGGCGGTCTGCACCGTGCGCGGCACATCGGTGACGTTCGTTACCGATGGCTGGACATGCATGGTGACCGAGCCATCGCCATCGATGCTTGGAGTCACATCCAGCGAGATGCCGGAGAAAAACGACCGGAACTCCGGGTCAACCGTGGTCTGCGCCGTGTCACCGGTGGTGGTGGTGTCGAGGTCGACACCCGTCTGGAAGAACGTGTCGGTGCCCACCTTGATCAGTGCCTTTTGATTGTTCAGCGTCGATACCCGGGGCGAGGAGAGCACCATGACGTCGCCCTGTTCATCGAGGGCATCGATGGTCACATCAAACGATCCATCGCGCAGGATCCCCAGCTCGAACAGGCCGCCGATATCGGTGGGGGAGGTCAGGGAGACGTCCACCTCGGTGTCACCGGCGCCCGCGTTCTCTGCGGTGTTGTCGCGCGAGAGCACTTCCCAGTCGATGCCCGCCTCGAACTCGTCATCCAGCGTCACCTCGACGATCCGCGCCTCCAGGATGACCTGGCGGTTGACGGTCGTCTGCAGCCCATCGATGAATGTCTCCACCTGCTCGAGGGCCTCGGGCGTCGCCCGGACCACGACGGCGCCGGCTTCGGGGCTCGTCACTACGCGGGCGCGGTCGCCGGTGTCCGCTGCAGGCGCCGGACTGGACGGTTCACCGCTTGTCAGGCCGGCGAGTGGCGGCAGGGCGGTGCCTTGACCGGCATTGGCATTGGCATCGGCTGCAGGCGCGCTGTCGGCATTGGTCGATTCACCCTCCTGCGCCTGACCGGTGATGATTTCCTCGATGGCCGCCTCGACGTCGCTCCACAGCCGCGAACTGCTTCGCGTGGTCAGGTTGCTGCCACTCACCTGATTGTTATTGGATTCGTCCGTTTCCTCGGACGACTCGATTTCGCCGCCGGCGATACTGGTCCCCGAGAGTCCCTCGCGCTGGACATTGATGTAGTGCAGCTGGAACACGCGGGTCTCGAGCACCGAGGGCAGGACCATGTATGCCCCCTGGCTGCGGCGGTAGTGATAGCCATAGCCCTCGCGCAGGATCTCCATCACCTCCGGGACGGATACGTCGCTCAGTTCCAGCGAAATGCTGCCCTCGACATCGGGGTGCACAAGGACGTTGTACGGGGTGTGGGCGACGAGGCCGTGGTAGAAGTTCGCCACCGGGACCGCATCCGCACTGATATCGAAGCGCGGCTCAGTCACGGGGGCGGGCATCTCGCCGTCGAGCGGCGGTGGCTCGAGCATGGCGTTGGCCGCCGCCGGCAGGGGCGGCGGCTCAGCGCCCGCGGCCGCACCGGCCTGCTCACCGCCGAGGGCCTCGGACAGGGCGAGCGCCTGATCCTCCGCCGACATCTCGCCCCGGTTTGCACAGCCCGCTAAAAGCGCAATGGCAAGCACTGGCAGCAGGGCCTTTTTACTGTTCATTATTGTTTGATTCCCTTGGCGTGTCGCCCGGCCGTTCCTTGACGACGTCATGCTTGTAGACCCGTGCGGTGCTGGGCTCTCCATCCCTTTCAAACCGCACCTGATCCATTGTGATGGATTCGATGGTACCGCGTTCGGTGCGCTCGCCCTTCTCGCGGCGATTGCCCCCGATCAATGCCGCGCGCTGCCATTGACCCTTTTTGAGGCGCTGGATGACGGCGTTGGGTGACGCCGGCGCCGGATCGGGTGATGTCTGTTCGGATGCGGCGTCCCCATCGGTTGATTCGTCCGCCCCGAGCTGCGTCTGCGCCTGCTCAAGGGCGCGCAGCAGTGCATCCGGCGGGGCGGTCGGATCGTTCAGGGTCTGCGCCTGGACTGATAGCGCGGCAACCGCCAGCAGCAGGGCGCCGACGCCGGCTGATAGTCTGTTATTGATCGGAACCTCCCAGCGCGTAGAGATCAAACCGCACCGTCACCCGCGCGGTGGGGTGTTCGATGACGGCATAGTCGAGCACGCGCCAGACCAGCGGCACCGACAGCGCCTCGAGCCGCGAGAGCAGGGAGACGGTCTGAGCGAAGGTGGCCTCAAAGACCAGGCGCAGCTGGCGATGATCGACATCCATCGGCGGTTCATCGGTGTCATTGCCTGTGCCGGGGCCTTCGCCCATCTGGCGGTCGAAGCGGATGACGGTGAGCGCCGGCTCATCCTCGAGCGTTGACTCGAACGCTCGCAGCGCCTTGGTCACGGGCATTGCGGCGAGGAAGTCGAGGGCATCACCCGCGCCGCCCCCGGGCAGGCTGGCGATGTCGGACTGCAGCGCCTCGATCTCGGCGCGCACGGCCGCGTCCGGCGACTCGAGATCGGCGATCTGCTGGCGGACCGTGTCGGCCGTGGTATCGAGCTGGGTGATTTCCGAGCGCACCGCCCTCTGCTGGGCGGCCGTGTCGGCGAGTCTCGCCGACTGTCCTGAGAATATCGCCATCTGCCAGATCAGCGCGATCACGATGAATGCTCCCACACACACAAGGACACGCTCACGGGGCGTTCTCCCCGCGAGCCACTCGTTCACCTGGGTCACGCGCTGCGTGATCGATCGCGCGCGCGTCATCCAGCGCATCCGCAGACTGCTCCCCATTAGTCGTTGTTATCTCTGGAAGTTTCAGTCTCGCGACTGGTGTCGGGCTTTGCAACCGCCCCACGGCCGCTGATCACGAAATCGTGGGTGATCAGGCCCCCGGCGGTTTCGGTGCGATTGTCGATATCCACGCGCTGGGCGGACCAGCCGTTCAGTGCGGGCTCGCGCTCAAGCCGGGCGGCGAAGGCTTCGGCCTGAAAGGGCTGAAGGGTCCGGCCGCGGATCACCATCTGCTCGGGATTGATCGAGACCTCGCGCAGCCAGACCGCTTCGACCCGTGCGTCGCCGAGTGCGACCAGCGGATCGGCAAATCCCCCCGTCAGGGTGGTCTCCACATCGTCAAAGGCGCTCAGGGTCTGCTCGTAGGCGTTGTAGCGTTGCTGGAGGGCGTCGCGGCGCGCCACCAGCTCCGCCGATGGCTCGGCCTCGCGTCTCTGCGCAAGGGTCTGCTGCAAGTCGCTGACCTGCGATTGTAGATCCGATCGCTCGGCCCTTGCCGTTTCCAGTGCCGCCTCGGTCTGGTGGACTCTGAACGCCTGGCCGGCACTGATCAGACCCAACGCCAGCACAGCCAGTGCGGTGGCCGTCATGAGCCGATCCGGCGCGGTCAGGGACCGATCCTTGGCCGGTGGCTGATAGATGGACGCGTTATCCGGCAGCGCCGCGTCCATTGTGCCCGCCACGGCCAGCATGCCCTCGGGCGTTGCCGCCGTGGCCCGGGTTGTTTCATCCGCCGGTGTCACGTTGGGGGGAATGGCGAGGATCTCGGCCTGAACATCGAGGGCCTCGGCCAGCGCGTCGCGGAGCGCGTCCATCCCCGGGGCATCCGGGCCGATCAGTGCCTTGCTGAGCGGCCGGTCAGAGAGGCGTTTGTTGAAGTTGGTTGCGGTGCGAACACACTCACTGACCAGCTGATCGGTCTGTCGATCGTCGATGCCGTTGTCGCGATCAATGTCGATCGTGACCGTGCGTGAGAGGTAGAGATGATCCCCCCGCGCAATCGCCACGCCGGTGCTGCGCTGCCCGATGAAGGCGGTCATGATCGGCGGGGCGTCAGCGTGCGGCGCGCTGGCGTCGGAGGCATCGATATCCTGGTTGGCCAGGGTGATCAGTGCGGTCTCGCGCGGATAGACGCCGCGGAGGTCAAGGCCGGCCTCGAGGACGGCCCCTGTGAGTTGATCAAGCAGGCTGCGCGACATGATGGTCGCGCGAACAAGGGTCGGTTCCGTGTTGCCGGCCTCTCGATCGTTTTTAAGCCGCACGCCGGTGGCGACGATCTCGTTGCTCGACAGCACGCCCGGGGGCGTTACACGCCAGGGCAGGGCGGCCCGCAGCTCGTTTTCCGCCACGCCGGGCAGATCGACGAACTGGGTGTCGTAGTCATTGCGACTGAGCGTGACGTAGGCCGGCAGGCCTTTGATGTCATACTCACTAACCCATTGGGAGAGGACCCGCCGGGCATCGTCCCGCGTACAAGCCTGGGTGATGCAGGTCTCAAGCCGGCCCTGATCGACCGCCAGAACGGAGAGCGTGATCGAGGACTGGGCAAAATGAATGCCGACCCGGCGCTGCGGAGTCGGCATTCTGCGGGCACGGATGCGATTAAGCATGTTCATATCGGACATCCGTGTCGTTTTCTGGGGCAGTCAGATCTAACCGAGCCTATCCTGCTCCAGCTGGACAACGATTCGTTCCTTAGTTAACACCGAAATCGCATGTTTCCTGTCCAACAGTATTGTCGCTGCTGTTGTAAGTCGGGATCGTGATGTCCACGCTCGGGTCGAGACTACTGCCGATGGTAAAGCTACTAGCCGAAAGTGCTGGCGAGGCGGTTGTGAAAGTGGTCTCGCAATCCGCCGTTGCCCAATTGACGCCACTGCCGGGGTCTGTGTCGTCGTTATCTTCATTCCCGTTAGCGAGATCGCTCGCGAAAGCATTCCCAAGCTCGCTTGAAACCACTGCCGCTGTTCCGTTGAGGTCCGCCTCTTCCTGCAACCCAGTCAGCTGCGGGACGGCAATCGCTGCAAGCGCACCGAGGACGGCGAGCACGATGACGAGTTCGATGAGGGTAAAGCCACGCTGGAGGCGTGTGGTCTTGCTGTGACGTGCGGTTGAGAGCGACTTAAGACTAAAGCGCATTGGGGGGTCTCCAAAATTGAACGAAAATGAGCATTGGCGGCATTCGCCAACACACGTTCTTTTTGCCCCACCCTTCAACCCCGAGTGCGAAATATACCCTTCACACGAGTAATACACAAGGAATATCAGGACCTTGCTCCCTGTGATGCGGATCAGCCGGAATCGTTCAATCGGCGTTGCAGATCGACACGAATCCGCTCGACACGGTCGAGCAACGCCGTGGCACCGGCATTGTCACCGGCCGATGAGCGCGCCGCAGCGGTGGCCTGATAGAGGGGGATCGGGCGCGTGCGACGCCCATAGTCAAGGGTGACCCCGTCCTCGAGCAGCTCGCGGGCGGCGCGCTCGTCACCCTGCGCCCGCAGCCAGGCCACGTAATTAAGGCGCGCCGAGACTTGTCGTGGGTCAAGCGACAGCGCCCGCTCAAACGCTTCGCGCGGATCACCCTCGGTCAGATCCGGACAGGCCCGGCGCAGCTGACCACGTATGGCCGGCGTGCGGGCGCGGAGTGGATTGCGCTCGGCCGCCCGATCAAGTAGCCGCATCGCTTCGCTGGCAAGCGAGGCCCGGAGTTCGGGCTCATCCTCGGGG containing:
- a CDS encoding tetratricopeptide repeat protein, producing MNARCYAMALMAALTALGLVTPALGQNGDMQRSPSTVSAEARALERFHDGQRALEGDELLTAARYFREALSLDPTLLVARRGYARILIVTDRLDRAQAVLAAGLERVPDDLATARMLARVAQQNDDPATAIRALKAIRPPADAATTDIPANLAALYRQTGQYSEAAAVYADLRRVEPDNPTWVLGEAFCLDRLGRTQPARSAWSDLLEYPDVDQRILDYARNRHQALRDFALPYGD
- a CDS encoding type II secretion system protein; protein product: MRFSLKSLSTARHSKTTRLQRGFTLIELVIVLAVLGALAAIAVPQLTGLQEEADLNGTAAVVSSELGNAFASDLANGNEDNDDTDPGSGVNWATADCETTFTTASPALSASSFTIGSSLDPSVDITIPTYNSSDNTVGQETCDFGVN
- the gspM gene encoding type II secretion system protein GspM, which codes for MTRARSITQRVTQVNEWLAGRTPRERVLVCVGAFIVIALIWQMAIFSGQSARLADTAAQQRAVRSEITQLDTTADTVRQQIADLESPDAAVRAEIEALQSDIASLPGGGAGDALDFLAAMPVTKALRAFESTLEDEPALTVIRFDRQMGEGPGTGNDTDEPPMDVDHRQLRLVFEATFAQTVSLLSRLEALSVPLVWRVLDYAVIEHPTARVTVRFDLYALGGSDQ
- the mshL gene encoding pilus (MSHA type) biogenesis protein MshL, yielding MNSKKALLPVLAIALLAGCANRGEMSAEDQALALSEALGGEQAGAAAGAEPPPLPAAANAMLEPPPLDGEMPAPVTEPRFDISADAVPVANFYHGLVAHTPYNVLVHPDVEGSISLELSDVSVPEVMEILREGYGYHYRRSQGAYMVLPSVLETRVFQLHYINVQREGLSGTSIAGGEIESSEETDESNNNQVSGSNLTTRSSSRLWSDVEAAIEEIITGQAQEGESTNADSAPAADANANAGQGTALPPLAGLTSGEPSSPAPAADTGDRARVVTSPEAGAVVVRATPEALEQVETFIDGLQTTVNRQVILEARIVEVTLDDEFEAGIDWEVLSRDNTAENAGAGDTEVDVSLTSPTDIGGLFELGILRDGSFDVTIDALDEQGDVMVLSSPRVSTLNNQKALIKVGTDTFFQTGVDLDTTTTGDTAQTTVDPEFRSFFSGISLDVTPSIDGDGSVTMHVQPSVTNVTDVPRTVQTAEGETVTFDLASSDVRQSDSIVRAEDGDLIIIGGLMEQREESTDASVPVLGDFPPLDLLFSRQRQVSRKVELVILLRPTVIGDDTWQRALERQREAML
- a CDS encoding GspE/PulE family protein, coding for MATARPERPQRLGDQLIERGLISEADLKAALDEQKRTGLAVGEALVQMGRLAESDLNTVLAEHYGVRTADPAKYWVDKEVAQQLPENAARRFGALILEETGEKFVVATDDPGDIMALDEVERILPKPVEFRLAGRQEIIDTINMVYARTDELESIADEITEEIESSDEIDLTNLNVGTGRASSPAVRLLKTLMEDAIQRGVSDIHIEPEEKELRIRTRKDGILHERLVRQGNMQNALVSLLKLMAGLNITERRLPQDGRFQSRVQGRRIDVRLSTLPQQHGESVVMRLLDQSAAVSSLDQTGMAEDLRARFRSLMTIPNGLILVTGPTGSGKSTTLYGALSEMNTAEVKIITVEDPVEYALHRVTQVQVREQIGLTFSRVLRTSLRQDPDIVMVGEIRDGETADIAMRAAITGHRVLSTLHTNDAVSSANRLLDMGIEPFMLAAALRGVLAQRLLRRVCSQCAETRPANEEEIAWLTRAGHSDPDGLVIHEGRGCPLCEQSGYSGRIGLFELVEVDAGMRQALRQRDVAAFAERAQSASGYVPLVGMALEFIEHGQTNVAEVVRVLGERIGEAE